A stretch of the Glycine soja cultivar W05 chromosome 13, ASM419377v2, whole genome shotgun sequence genome encodes the following:
- the LOC114381511 gene encoding probable ubiquitin conjugation factor E4 translates to MAAAKPQRTPQEVEDIIIRKIFLVSITEIANSNTTTNSKIVYLELTAAEILSEGKELRLSRDCMERVLIDRLSGEFAGAGDESPFQYLVGCYHRAHEEGKKISNMKDKNLRSEMETVVRQAKKLCVNYCRIHLANPELFPSRGSASTGANSPLLLLIFAEVGGGNVFGGGGGGGAKSPPGFLEEFFRDPDFDSLDKILKGLYEELRGSVMKVSALGNFQDSLRALLYLVRFPIGAKSLVNHEWWIPKGVYVNGRAIEMTSILGPFFHISALPDQAFFKGQPDVGQQCFSDASTRRPADLLSSFSTIKTVMNNLYDGLAEVLLILLKSQDTRENVLKYLAEVININASRAHIQVDPITCASSGMFVNLSAVVLRLCEPFLDANLTKRDKIDAKYVHYSNRLKLSGLTALHASSEEVIEWLNSKNPAKTGATNQYNDDQKRLQQSQEASSSGSNADELSNENSARAEKTKYSFICECFFMTARVLNLGLLKAFSDFKHLVQDISRCEDALSTLKAMQERTPTPQAELDINRLEKEMELYSQEKLCYEAQILRDNTLIQNALSFYRLMIVWLVGLVGGLKMPLPPTCPMEFSTMPEHFVEDAMELLIFASRIPKALDGVVLDEFMNFIIMFMASPEFIKNPYLRAKMVEVLNCWMPRRSGSTATATLFEGHQLSLEYLVRNLLKLYVDIEFTGSHTQFYDKFNIRHNIAELLEYLWQVPSHRNAWRQIAKEEEKGVYLNFLNFLINDSIYLLDESLNKILELKELEAEMSNTVEWERRPVQERQERTRLFHSQENIIRIDMKLANEDVSMLAFTSEQITAPFLLPEMVERVASMLNYFLLQLVGPQRKSLSLKDPEKYEFRPKHLLKQIVHIYVHLARGDTNSIFPAAISKDGRSYNDQLFSAGADVLHRIGEDGRIIQEFIQLGAKAKVAASEAMDTEATLGEIPDEFLDPIQYTLMKDPVILPSSRITVDRPVIQRHLLSDSTDPFNRSHLTADMLIPDDELKARIEEFVRSQEMKKHLSLQSTKATIQTTNGETMLID, encoded by the exons ATGGCGGCGGCAAAACCCCAACGCACTCCACAGGAAGTGGAGGACATCATCATCCGCAAAATCTTCCTCGTCTCGATCACCGAAATCGCCAACAGCAACACCACCACCAATTCGAAAATCGTGTATCTGGAACTGACCGCCGCCGAGATTCTCAGCGAGGGCAAAGAGCTCCGCCTCTCGCGCGATTGCATGGAGAGGGTTTTAATTGACCGTCTCTCCGGCGAATTCGCCGGCGCCGGAGACGAGTCTCCGTTCCAGTACCTCGTCGGCTGCTACCACCGCGCGCACGAGGAGGGGAAGAAAATCTCGAACATGAAGGACAAGAACTTGCGGTCGGAGATGGAGACGGTGGTGAGGCAGGCCAAGAAGCTCTGCGTCAACTACTGCCGGATTCATTTAGCAAATCCCGAGCTCTTCCCGAGCCGGGGTTCGGCGAGTACCGGCGCCAATTCGCCGCTGCTGCTGCTGATTTTCGCGGAGGTAGGCGGCGGGAATGTGTTTggtggcggcggcggcggaggTGCAAAGAGTCCGCCGGGGTTTCTGGAGGAGTTTTTCAGGGACCCTGATTTTGACAGCTTGGACAAGATTCTGAAGGGTTTATATGAGGAGCTGAGAGGGAGTGTGATGAAGGTGTCTGCTCTTGGGAACTTTCAGGACTCATTAAGGGCTTTGTTGTATTTGGTTAGGTTTCCAATTGGTGCCAAGTCACTTGTGAATCATGAGTGGTGGATTCCCAAAGGGGTTTATGTGAATGGCCGTGCTATTGAGATGACCAGCATTTTGGGTCCCTTTTTTCATATCAGTGCTCTTCCTGATCAAGCTTTTTTCAAGGGGCAGCCTGATGTTGG GCAGCAGTGTTTTTCTGATGCATCAACTAGGCGACCAGCTGATTTGTTATCTTCATTTTCCACTATCAAAACTGTCATGAACAACTTATATGATGGCCTAGCTGAAGTACTCCTCATCCTCCTTAAAAGTCAAGATACTCGTGAAAATGTACTCAAGTATCTTGCGGAGGTGATCAATATAAATGCATCCAGGGCTCATATACAG GTTGACCCTATTACTTGTGCAAGTTCAGGCATGTTTGTAAATCTCAGTGCTGTCGTGCTTCGTCTATGTGAGCCATTTTTAGatgcaaatttaacaaaaagggataaaattgatgcaaaatatGTGCACTACTCAAACCGCTTGAAGCTAAG TGGGTTGACTGCTCTTCATGCATCATCAGAAGAAGTTATTGAATGGCTTAATAGTAAAAACCCAGCTAAGACTGGGGCAACCAATCAATATAATGATGATCAGAAACGCTTGCAACAATCCCAAGAGGCCAGTAGCTCTGGTAGTAATGCTGATGAGCTCTCAAATGAAAATTCTGCACGTGCTGAAAAGAcgaaatattcatttatttgcGAATGCTTCTTTATGACCGCAAGAGTGCTCAACTTAGGCCTTTTAAAAGCATTTTCTGACTTCAAACACTTAGTTCAG GATATTTCTAGGTGTGAAGATGCTCTCTCCACACTTAAAGCCATGCAGGAGCGAACACCCACTCCTCAGGCAGAATTGGATATAAATCGACTTGAGAAAGAAATGGAATTGTACTCACAGGAAAAACTATGTTATGAAGCTCAGATATTGAGG GATAACACACTTATTCAAAATGCGCTTTCCTTCTACCGCTTGATGATTGTTTGGTTGGTTGGCTTGGTGGGTGGATTAAAGATGCCTCTACCACCAACTTGCCCAATGGAATTTTCTACCATGCCTGAACATTTTGTGGAAGATGCCATGGaacttttaatatttgcttCCCGGATTCCAAAGGCCTTAGATGGAGTTGTGCTG GATGAATTTATGAACTTCATAATTATGTTCATGGCCAGCCCTGAATTTATCAAAAACCCATACCTGAGAGCAAAGATGGTTGAAGTCTTGAACTGCTGGATGCCCCGTAGGAG CGGCTCAACTGCTACAGCCACCCTATTTGAAGGTCACCAACTCTCTCTTGAGTATCTTGTGAGGAATCTTCTGAAACTTTATGTTGACATTGAGTTCACTGGTTCTCACACACAG TTCTATGATAAGTTTAACATCCGCCATAATATTGCCGAACTCCTCGAATACTTGTGGCAAGTCCCTAGTCATCGTAATGCTTGGAGACAG ATTGCTAAGGAGGAGGAAAAGGGTGTCTATCTGAATTTCTTAAACTTTTTGATTAATGATAGTATTTATCTTCTTGATGAAAGTCTGAACAAAATTCTTGAGCTAAAAGAATTGGAGGCTGAGATGTCAAATACAGTTGAGTGGGAGAGACGACCAGTTCAAGAGAGGCAGGAGAGGACCCGGTTATTCCATTCTCAAGAAAAT ATTATTCGGATAGATATGAAGTTGGCAAATGAAGATGTCAGCATGCTTGCATTTACTTCAGAGCAGATTACTGCTCCATTCCTACTTCCTGAGATg GTTGAAAGAGTGGCTAGCATGCTCAATTACTTTCTGCTGCAATTGGTGGGTCCTCAAAGAAAATCGCTTAGTCTGAAGGATCCTGAGAAGTATGAATTTCGTCCAAAGCATTTGCTAAAACAG ATTGTGCACATATATGTTCATCTAGCCAGGGGTGACACGAATTCCATCTTCCCAGCTGCCATCTCAAAGGATGGTCGATCATACAATGATCAG TTGTTTAGTGCTGGGGCTGATGTTCTTCACAGAATTGGCGAGGATGGGAGAATTATACAGGAATTTATTCAACTTGGCGCAAAAGCTAAAGTTGCTGCTTCAGAGGCCATGGATACTGAAGCCACTCTAGGGGAGATACCAGATGAATTCCTTGATCCAATTCAA TACACATTGATGAAGGATCCAGTTATCTTGCCTTCTTCAAGGATCACGGTTGATCGTCCTGTCATTCAGAGGCATCTTCTTAGTGATAGT ACTGATCCATTCAACCGTTCTCATCTTACCGCGGATATGTTGATTCCCGACGATGAGCTAAAAGCAAGAATTGAGGAGTTTGTCAGGTCTCAGGAAATGAAGAAACACTTAAGCCTACAGAGCACCAAGGCCACAATTCAGACTACAAATGGGGAAACAATGTTGATTGATTAG